CTAAaccttgatttttctttttctttccccctcccccccccccccctaaattTCATTGGCAAATAATACCTTGAAATTTGACTTCCCTCGTTCTGTTCCACATCAACTGTTTAATCCATCCAAAATCAGTAATGCTTGATCCCAACTTCTTGAGTTTGAGTAAAAGAATCATGTTCACATTACATTATATCTAGGGTCATATCTTACATTTAATacaattcaactcaactcagccttatcccaactaaatgggagcAGCTACATTGACCCTTTTTCTCTattcagctctattcaaagccttACTCattactagtcctaagctatgcatgcctttcctcaccacttctcctagagtcattttcaCCCTACCCCtggttcttttagctccttcgatCAGAATGAAATCATCCCTCCGTACTAGAACATTCAAGGCCTTCAGCGCACATGTCCATgtcacctcaaacgactttctcgcaatttatcatgtatcggagctactcctaaatcaactctaatttgttcattctttaTTATGGGTTGTAACCGAAGACATGGAAAGGGATGTTTTTATGTCAGCAATAGAAGCCCAAGCTCATGGAATTGTTGATCTTGTCGCGGTCGAAAATAGTGGTGATTTCACGTAAACCCGCGATTCCATTTCGAACCATAACATAGTTCAAATGAACCGAACCTTGCTTTGATATTTTATCTTCTTACCGGGGTGAAGTAAAATATTATAGGAAATGGGAGTAATTCGTAATCATCCGGTTAGGATCGATTATatcttttttagttttaccactcatacATCTTAACATTCCTCGTTTCAGGTACTCTtagtttgtttatatgttgttgCTTCACTGCCCTACACATAGCTCCATACATCATTACTAGTTGTATAACTGTCCTATAAATTTTTTCTTTGAGTTTTATAGAAATACGTCGATCATTCAACATTCCAGACACACccttccacttcatccaccctattctaattctttctgcaacatcatcctctatttcttttatatttatgattgaatctaggtacctaaaattttcactttgagGTATCTCCATATAATCAATTTTAAGCACCTCACTTTCATTCCTATTGGTACTAAAATTACACACCAattactttgtttttgttttactcATTTTAAGACCTTTTtttcaaggttgatctccataattatAACTTTGTATTTATCCCtacttttgtttcatccaccaaaacaatatcaccAACAAAAATCATAAACCAAGGGATCTgttcttgaatgtctctagtcaaCTCTATAGTAAAGCTCAAACAAATATGggttaaggctgatccttgatatCAGCTAATTGTAATTAGGAAATCATAACCTTTCCCCtgcagttcttacactagtcactataccattatacatatctttaactgTGTCCATATATTTACTCGAAgcacttttcttctcttacaGTTGCTTTATCATAAGTTTTTTCCAAGTCTCTAAAGagcatatggagatccttcttacattCTCTAAATCTTCCCATTAGTTTTCTAAGCAAATTAATAGCTTCTGTGGTTGATCTtcatggcataaaaccaaattggttacgCAAAATATTAGTCTCTTGTCTCAGACGGGTTTCAATTACTCTGTCCATTAATTTCTTATTATGGTTCaccagtttttatttttattttttttgggccccaaggagagttgaactcatgacctcttaattgtgaggtcTTGGTCCTTGCCAATTGAGCTACCCCCTTGGGGTTATGGTTCATAAGTTTAttcctctatagttattacagctTTGAACAacacttttatttttataaactAGAATCATAATGCTTCTCTCCAGTCATTCGACATTTTTTCTtgttcataatcttattaagCAACTTAGTTAACCAAGTTATTCAActaattcctaagctcttccacatcTTTACTGGGATACCCTAattcagacaccctaatttttcgtATATATCTAAGTCCTGTGTTTTCATTTAGCAAGTTGTATATCAAAACCCTATCCATAGCAGCAATGGGCCCAAAATACTCTCAAATGACCAGCACACTGTAATGATTAATATAATAAAGAATAACTCTCATAACTTATGATAACAATTGAAAAACTCCCTCACTGATCCATCGTCTGGCAATCTCCATGCTCATCTTTTTGCAATTCTAGTCCAAATTCTTCTATATCTTCAGTTGCCACTGTTGCCTTGGTTTTGAAGAACTAGAGTAGGATTTTCCCTGGATGTGAGGAGGAAGATTGGGTTCAAGTTCTATACTCTCTTCAGAGTCTGCTGTATTATATAGGAATGGGTTacatgtgggacccactaaTGGCTGATTAACATCCATCAGCAAAGGTAAttctattattttaattattgagAATCTGATAACCAATGACAGGGCATACTTGGAATTTTTTATAGTGATTGTGTGAATCTTTGTGGTCCCTGAATCACCATGAGATATGTCAAATTTGCCAAATGAATTGGGTCGAATACTTGGTTTTTTTCACATTCATTTTGATTGAATTTTACTTTGGATGTTTACTCTTTTTTATACAATTATTTTTAAAggtcacccaaaaaaaaaaaaaaattaaacaaatatgTTCAGACAAATTGCAATTACATGTTTTTCCGGAACTTCTTGTCACAATGGCTGACATGGTCAACTCTTATATTGTATGCTTCCTTGAACAAACTTCTGTTTCATATAAAGCTGTTGTCTACTAAAATTAGAAAACTGAGACTCATGATATCATCTTGTCAATTTCATGTGCAATTGCGAGAACAGATGTTCAACGAAGCTGCAAGTGCCACCAGCACTTCTGTAGATGACCAAAAAGATTCACCAATAAAATGTGCTGCAACATCTTCATCAGTAATGGACCTGGTGGTAAAGGGAGACAAACAATGCAAGTTGACTGAAGTTGGGGTTTCTGTTGGAGGGGAATTTCAAAGTGCAGAAAATGTTGGTCCAAAGAGAACTGTCAAGCCTGGAACAGTTTTAGGAGTTACAGCCTCCATGGGCCATCTGGACCTATCCGTAGCACCCCCTGGTATGGCGAGTTGGGGTATTAAATCAAAATGTTGTAGTCTTGTAAAAGAAACAttttataaattattattttcaCCTGATGTGACAGATTCATGCGGTACAGTGAAGGGCACTCGCAGTGAACCACCTATTAAGGCCGCATCAGAAACTTGTTTGAACATAACTAATTCAGCTAGTACAAATCATGCTACTGTTTTGcataaagaaaagactaaaagaGGCAAGGGTCCAGTGCTGTTTGAAAACAGTAAAGAGACAGTGCAGGAGCGATCATCGTCTGATACACATGCTGGTAGAAGTTCATGCATTAATACCAAGGAACATGGTAATAGCAGTAAAGATAATGGGAAAGCTGCCACTCTGCTGCCAATGGATATTTCTTCACAGAATCAGTGTCAGCAGGTGTGAATTTTTGCATCAAGTGTCATTTCTGTTTGTGTACTCTTTCCTGTACTGCATTGCTTACTTGTCTTCCTCTTTCCCATAGCATTTTGGCAACTTATGCGGCATTTCGTCTCTTCTTATTTATTGATTGCATTCGCTTAAAAATGTTCTATAAAATTGTTTGCAGAACTTTTCTGGAGATTTAGTGAATGAGACGGCCCCATTAGCATGCTGGCCAGCAGAGGTGACTGCTTGTAATCAAATGCCTACTAAATCTCTCCgcccccctctttttttgggATTATCTCTACCAATGGAGCCTAATACTGCAGTGAGTGCCTCCAACGACTGCTCCTCCATGTCGTCATTTCCATGCTTTAGTAGAAGTAAAGATATTCAGAATTTGCCACTCCATTTGGTGCCAGACCGAAGTTCCATCCAGAGACACAAGCTGATGCTTGACAGTATTGCGACAAGAGCAAGAGCATTGACGGGAAACCGAGGCTGTTGGCTGGATAAGTTCAAGGGATCGGCTCCTGCATGGTCAGATGTAGAGCTGGATTCTCTTTGGATAGGTGTGAGGAGACATGGAAAGGGCAACTGGGACGCCATGTTGAGGGACCCAAGATTGCACTTCTCAGTGTGGAGGGTAGCAAAGGACCTAGCTGAGCAGTGGGATGAAGAGCAATCCAAACTTTTGAGCGGCATGCTGATTCAGCCAGCAAGTTTCAGAAACACACAAGGTCACACACAAGGCATCAACAGTGGTTTGTTGTCTGAAACAAGAGTGGCAGGTAATCAATATGACAGTCATGGCATAGGAAATTGTATCCCTCCGAGGTCACAAGCCTTGATGGATGAAACTCAACTTTCTCTTGGTAATGTATACGTTCAGAGAGAGAGGAGTTACTCATACGATCTGCCAAGTCAATACACAGTGGCAGAAAACAACAGTTCGGACAAGGTGTCTTCTGTTTTCAATAGTGACCTAAGAAACATGGTCCTTCAAAAGACAAGTAACAAACAACTTCAGAAGAATATTAGGGGTCAAATGAATCGTACATATCCAAACAGAAAACGCTTGAGATATCATACAGATGTTTCCAATTTTAATCAGAGTCCTTCTGACAAATCAGGAAGTCATGATGGTGAAGTCGGAGCAACTTCAAATCATTCTTTGTTGGCATATCATCCTCCAGCTGGATCTTCTGTTAAGGGTAATCTCCCACATTGGCTAAGAGAAGTGATTAGTCTCCCTCCTCCAAGGCCAACAGAGCCAGCCTTGCCTCATCATGATTCACAAGTGAACCTGCTTTATGATGACCACCAGCAGGTTATCCCACCTGTTTGCAGTCCTAGTGAGCTGCCATTGCCCCAAACAAATCCTCATCAAGGACTGAGGAAGAATGAAATCAATTGCAAGTTTGATGGCCATGCAACATCTGACATACCATTAACCACCCTTTGCTCGATGGGAAGCAGATTTGGTCATCTATCGATGATGGGGTCAAGCTCTATAATGCCCGAGGCAGAGAATCAAATCTCGAAGGACAGAACTGATTTGAACCCAGCATGTTCATTATCTATTAGTAAAACAAAAGACTTGATTGTCATTGGGAGTGACGCTTCTTCCGAGGAGACAATATCAGATGATAAAAGTGGTCAGCCTTAGCACCTATTGGAATTCGGAGAGCACTGCAGTATCCCAGGAATGCGGGTTTTGTAGGTAATCCTGTTATAAATTATAGAAAATTTGTGAAAGATCCAGATGTCCTGTACATAtatacttctttttttggtagaaaattcATATACATACATATCTACTTCTAGTGCCTATTTATAAGGGGAGAAATGATAATTGCTTCCTATTTTGTCAGATGAGCCATCATTTGCTTTCCAGTTTAATCCTTTAATTCAAAGTATGTTGAACCCATGTTGGACCCAAGAGTCCAAAACTGGATTTTAGATCCAAAATTCTGCAGCAGGGTGTCATCAACCAGATCCTTGTGAAGTTCTAACCTAGATCCAATCTGAATTTCAACAAAGAATGATAACGTCATGTTCCTACCAAGAGTGCAGAGGCAACAGAAAATAGGGGTCCCAGCAATACGAAGGACATAACTCTGTAATGGAATGGAGCCCAGTATCAAAGGACATCTTTATGGCGCCTTTTGTTCCTCTGTGCAATGTCTGATTGCAAGCAAAGTAGGTGAGTGTGgcaccaaaccaaaaaaaggtgCAAGTTTGAGTAGTTTCCAGAAAGTTTCCCGCAAATTTGGTTGCTTAAAACGTAAACTTATGTTTGAATGTTTCATACGTACTCTTCCTGAActtaaaaattcaatttggatGGAGAGCTACGAGTCTcttagactttttttttctttctttctttgatgacATAGCTGACTTCATTTTTCACGTTTTGGAGCAACATTAGATATTGCTTTCTCCAATTTAAGTACCTTCCAAGGCAACCAATCAGAACCTTGGTAGAAGAATTGAAAAAACAGGAGAGAAATGGTTCCTGCATGCCCATTATTCACATTGCATAGTCCGACCATAGGATGGTCATGGTCTGGATTCTGGATTACCCATGTTTAAATTTTTGGATTTCGCATTCATGGGATGGGGCTATCCTTTCGCCGCCCTTTGTGTAGGCGCATGATGCCAGGcagggttctttttcccttcaataAAATACCTTCTTGTGTATTAGCATGCATCCCCATGAATGCCCATCATTCCTCTGATACTTGGGCCACTATTGTGCACATTCCTTGTAAGTTGAAATTCTGCAGTTGATGGCATTTATTGTGTGCATGTGGGAAAAGTTCCCACCATGGGTGTGTAGGAACGGTGCTCCAAACTTCATTTTGCTTACAGTTATGGAGAACAAAATTCAAACAAATAAAACTATGTTTGGTGAGTGAGCGAAAGAATACAAAGATTTAATGCTaatgctgtgtttggtatgcattctaggctGATCTCAAATTCTCGagcaataaaaacaactatttatatcatccaagaatgcgaaattgacttagaattttATCGAATTGAGAGAACTGGACTGTCAAGAGTCAATATGTCCCTTCTAAAAGTGTGTAACTTGCACTACAATCCCGCAACTGTCAGTACATATTTTTGGTACATGGGGAGTGCTATCTCCATAACAGCTTATATATGTTGACTTGATGATCATCAAGAGTCATGAAACTTATATGTTTTTCAGTTTTATATAGGGGACTCCACTGTCTCAATCTGGAAGATAATTCCAGCGATAAAACACAAGAATTACTCGATCATGTTTGACTGCCCCATCAAATGGCATGCCACAACCCTGAAGCAGAAGCTGCTTCTTTGCACATTCAGGACTGTATCATGGATCACATGGAATCCTAATCACCAAAGAATTAAGACCATTAAACTCAAACGAACGCTCAATTAGAACAAACTTTAGAACAAACTTTATTGAATGATTTCCTTGATTTTACCACTTTTAAAACAATGGGTTACACAAGGATTTCTTTAACAATCCTACAA
The nucleotide sequence above comes from Telopea speciosissima isolate NSW1024214 ecotype Mountain lineage chromosome 3, Tspe_v1, whole genome shotgun sequence. Encoded proteins:
- the LOC122656453 gene encoding protein CHROMATIN REMODELING 4-like; this encodes MPTKSLRPPLFLGLSLPMEPNTAVSASNDCSSMSSFPCFSRSKDIQNLPLHLVPDRSSIQRHKLMLDSIATRARALTGNRGCWLDKFKGSAPAWSDVELDSLWIGVRRHGKGNWDAMLRDPRLHFSVWRVAKDLAEQWDEEQSKLLSGMLIQPASFRNTQGHTQGINSGLLSETRVAGNQYDSHGIGNCIPPRSQALMDETQLSLGNVYVQRERSYSYDLPSQYTVAENNSSDKVSSVFNSDLRNMVLQKTSNKQLQKNIRGQMNRTYPNRKRLRYHTDVSNFNQSPSDKSGSHDGEVGATSNHSLLAYHPPAGSSVKGNLPHWLREVISLPPPRPTEPALPHHDSQVNLLYDDHQQVIPPVCSPSELPLPQTNPHQGLRKNEINCKFDGHATSDIPLTTLCSMGSRFGHLSMMGSSSIMPEAENQISKDRTDLNPACSLSISKTKDLIVIGSDASSEETISDDKSGQP